One Pseudomonadota bacterium DNA window includes the following coding sequences:
- the glmS gene encoding glutamine--fructose-6-phosphate transaminase (isomerizing) produces MCGIVSYLGPRNGVPVVLDGLRKLEYRGYDSAGMAVFNGREIEIHRSVGKLVGLEKKVLQKNLCGSPVIGHTRWATHGRPTEANAHPHNYQGVVVVHNGIVENYLELRRKLSDLGQVFASETDTEVISHLIVGELRQGLSFVEAVRAALLMIRGTYALAVMYDQEPRRLVVARQSSPLVLALGEKPGEYFVASDVPALLAWSREVIFLEDGELAVLDEGGMRIQGLHDALPREKKAQRITWDAIMAEKGGYKHFMLKEIYEQPEAVSNTLLGRLNEDRSGVELQELGFSPERWLSFKEIKIIACGTSWHAGLVAKYWFESLARIPAEVDIASEFRYRDPLISSSTLVIGISQSGETADTLAALQEAKQRGATLLAVCNVMESSLARYCDAVFYTYAGPEIGVASTKAFTTQLVVLFLLVLDLAAHRRTLTHDQLSAQIRALQQVPGALEKVLARASEVEHLARKYHQASDYLYLARGVNFPIALEGALKLKEISYIHAEGYPAGEMKHGPIALIDENLPVVVLAPPDRHLDKIISNFQEVAARDGRVLLFSGADLHLPKDVGELDHFVVGEVNEELNPLLYVVPLQLLAYYTAVIKGTDVDQPRNLAKSVTVE; encoded by the coding sequence ATGTGCGGGATCGTTTCATATCTTGGGCCTCGTAATGGGGTTCCGGTGGTCCTTGATGGATTACGCAAGCTTGAATATCGGGGCTATGATTCAGCCGGGATGGCGGTTTTCAACGGCCGGGAAATCGAGATTCATCGCAGCGTCGGCAAGCTGGTGGGGCTGGAAAAGAAGGTTCTGCAAAAAAATCTCTGCGGTTCGCCGGTCATCGGTCATACCCGCTGGGCCACTCACGGGCGTCCGACCGAAGCTAACGCCCATCCCCATAATTATCAGGGGGTCGTGGTGGTTCATAACGGAATTGTTGAGAATTACCTGGAACTGCGGCGTAAACTTAGTGACCTCGGCCAGGTGTTTGCTTCGGAAACCGACACGGAGGTGATCAGCCATCTGATTGTCGGCGAGCTCAGACAGGGGCTTTCCTTTGTCGAAGCGGTGCGGGCCGCTCTGCTTATGATTCGGGGAACTTATGCCTTGGCGGTTATGTATGACCAGGAACCACGCCGTCTGGTGGTCGCCCGGCAGAGCAGTCCCCTGGTGCTGGCTTTGGGGGAAAAGCCGGGAGAGTATTTTGTGGCTTCCGACGTTCCGGCTTTGCTGGCGTGGTCGCGTGAAGTCATTTTTCTCGAGGATGGGGAGCTCGCGGTTCTGGATGAAGGGGGGATGCGGATTCAGGGACTCCATGACGCGCTCCCGCGAGAGAAAAAAGCCCAGCGGATTACCTGGGATGCGATTATGGCGGAAAAGGGTGGCTATAAACATTTCATGCTCAAGGAGATTTATGAGCAGCCCGAAGCGGTCAGCAATACCTTGCTGGGTCGTCTCAATGAGGATCGCAGCGGGGTTGAATTGCAGGAGCTGGGTTTCAGTCCGGAGCGCTGGCTCTCTTTTAAGGAAATCAAGATCATCGCCTGCGGTACCTCATGGCATGCCGGGCTGGTGGCTAAATACTGGTTTGAAAGCCTGGCCCGAATTCCGGCCGAGGTTGATATCGCGTCTGAGTTTCGGTATCGTGATCCCCTGATTTCCTCGTCTACGTTGGTGATCGGCATTTCTCAGTCGGGAGAAACCGCCGACACCCTGGCCGCGTTGCAGGAGGCCAAGCAGCGCGGCGCTACCCTGCTCGCCGTTTGTAACGTCATGGAAAGCAGTCTGGCGCGTTATTGTGACGCGGTGTTCTATACCTATGCCGGACCGGAAATCGGGGTGGCCTCAACTAAGGCTTTCACCACCCAGTTAGTGGTTCTTTTCCTGCTGGTTCTCGATCTTGCGGCTCACCGTCGAACCCTGACGCATGATCAGCTCAGTGCTCAGATCAGGGCTCTGCAGCAGGTGCCGGGCGCCTTGGAAAAGGTTCTGGCCAGGGCCTCTGAAGTGGAACACCTCGCGCGCAAATATCATCAGGCCAGTGATTACTTGTATCTGGCTCGAGGGGTGAATTTTCCGATTGCCCTCGAGGGTGCCCTCAAACTCAAGGAAATCTCCTATATCCATGCCGAAGGTTATCCGGCCGGGGAGATGAAGCATGGGCCGATTGCCCTGATTGATGAAAACCTGCCGGTGGTCGTTCTCGCGCCCCCGGATCGGCATCTGGATAAGATTATCAGTAACTTCCAGGAAGTGGCGGCCCGGGATGGGCGGGTGCTGCTTTTTTCCGGCGCCGACCTGCACCTCCCGAAGGATGTCGGCGAGCTCGATCATTTTGTTGTCGGTGAAGTCAATGAAGAGCTTAATCCGCTGCTTTATGTTGTGCCGCTACAGCTCTTAGCTTATTATACGGCCGTCATCAAGGGGACCGATGTCGATCAGCCGCGCAATCTGGCGAAAAGTGTCACGGTCGAATGA
- the glmU gene encoding UDP-N-acetylglucosamine diphosphorylase/glucosamine-1-phosphate N-acetyltransferase translates to MEFFAMDQLNAIVLAAGRGTRMLSSCPKVLHFLLDKPMLSYSLRTLSELGIKRRLVVVSGDEVGDQVVEALAFELGLEWSRQASPRGTADAVAAALPQLANEQGTVLIVCGDVPLLRPETLSAFYRHHQAKQAKLSVLTAVLDEGGSYGRVLLDGMGRPEAIVEARDASPEELACTRINSGTYLVDLELLRQALAATDCRNAQGEYYLTDMVAFARSRGETTAIFDLDDAREILGINTRADLVALEKIMARRLVDVWLARGVTIHLPETVRIGSRVSIGPDTEIDSGVTIFGRTTIGNNCRIGVGAWLQDCCLADRVEIKPYSVLEQARIDDGSAIGPFARLRPGTEIGPDAKIGNFVETKKARFGRGAKASHLAYIGDAEVGDESNLGAGTITCNYDGFKKFRTEIGCRVFIGSDSQLVAPVKIGDDALIGAGSTVTREVSANALVTTRVRQKELAGRGMAQRRKALAED, encoded by the coding sequence ATGGAGTTTTTTGCCATGGATCAGCTCAATGCCATTGTCTTGGCCGCGGGCCGGGGCACCAGGATGCTTTCATCCTGTCCTAAAGTGCTGCATTTTCTGTTGGATAAGCCGATGCTGTCTTATTCTTTGCGAACCCTCAGTGAGCTTGGAATCAAGCGGCGCCTGGTTGTGGTCAGTGGGGATGAGGTCGGTGATCAGGTGGTTGAGGCCCTGGCTTTCGAGCTGGGATTAGAGTGGTCGCGTCAGGCCAGCCCCAGGGGAACTGCTGATGCCGTGGCCGCAGCTTTACCGCAACTGGCAAACGAACAGGGCACCGTCTTGATTGTTTGTGGAGATGTTCCTTTGTTGCGACCCGAAACCTTGAGCGCTTTTTATCGTCACCATCAGGCTAAGCAGGCTAAGCTTTCGGTCTTGACCGCGGTTCTTGACGAGGGCGGCAGCTATGGCCGAGTCCTGCTTGACGGAATGGGCCGGCCTGAGGCGATCGTCGAAGCACGGGATGCAAGCCCCGAGGAACTGGCCTGTACCAGAATTAACAGTGGTACTTATCTGGTCGATCTCGAGCTCCTGCGTCAGGCTTTGGCCGCGACTGATTGCCGTAACGCTCAAGGGGAGTACTATTTAACGGATATGGTGGCCTTTGCCCGCAGTCGAGGTGAAACAACCGCAATTTTTGATCTTGACGATGCTCGTGAAATTCTCGGAATTAACACGAGGGCGGATCTTGTCGCCCTGGAGAAGATCATGGCCCGACGTCTGGTCGATGTCTGGCTTGCTCGAGGAGTTACAATCCATCTGCCGGAGACCGTGCGGATCGGCTCTCGGGTGAGTATCGGGCCGGATACGGAAATCGATTCAGGGGTTACCATTTTTGGTCGTACCACGATCGGCAATAACTGCCGGATCGGAGTCGGTGCCTGGTTGCAGGATTGCTGTTTGGCCGATCGAGTTGAAATCAAGCCTTATTCAGTGCTTGAACAGGCACGGATTGATGACGGCAGCGCTATCGGTCCCTTTGCTCGTCTGCGCCCGGGCACGGAAATCGGGCCTGACGCTAAAATCGGCAATTTCGTGGAAACTAAAAAGGCTCGTTTTGGTCGTGGCGCCAAGGCTTCCCATCTTGCCTATATCGGGGATGCTGAGGTTGGTGACGAGAGTAATCTCGGGGCCGGGACGATAACCTGTAATTACGATGGTTTTAAAAAATTCAGGACCGAGATCGGGTGCCGGGTTTTTATCGGGTCCGATTCACAGTTGGTGGCGCCGGTAAAAATCGGCGATGATGCTTTGATCGGGGCTGGATCGACGGTCACTCGAGAGGTTTCGGCTAATGCTCTGGTGACGACCAGGGTCCGTCAGAAGGAACTGGCCGGGCGCGGCATGGCCCAGCGCCGTAAAGCGCTCGCGGAGGATTGA
- a CDS encoding F0F1 ATP synthase subunit epsilon yields the protein MESDKIRLVIVSPYRQVLDVEVDEVIAPGEEGQFGVLPGHTPFLATVSVGQLIYRQGNQLKYVAVSHGYAEVEYHQVIVLLDAAELPQEIDVARAERARQRAEARLSELSPEDKDFFEEKAALDRALNRITVAKV from the coding sequence ATGGAAAGTGATAAAATACGTCTGGTCATTGTCAGTCCTTATCGCCAGGTATTGGATGTTGAGGTGGATGAGGTAATCGCTCCTGGAGAAGAGGGCCAGTTCGGGGTGTTGCCTGGACATACTCCTTTTCTGGCAACGGTCAGTGTCGGGCAGTTAATCTATCGGCAAGGCAACCAGCTTAAGTATGTGGCCGTCTCGCATGGTTATGCCGAGGTCGAATATCATCAGGTTATCGTCTTGCTTGATGCCGCAGAGTTGCCGCAGGAGATTGATGTTGCCCGAGCTGAAAGGGCCCGTCAGCGGGCCGAAGCCCGCCTCTCCGAGTTGAGTCCTGAAGATAAGGATTTTTTTGAAGAAAAAGCGGCGCTGGATCGGGCTCTAAACCGGATTACGGTTGCCAAAGTCTGA
- the atpD gene encoding F0F1 ATP synthase subunit beta: MSNKNIGRITQVIGPVVDVVFEKGKLPPIFNALRITNKSLNDKEWNLVCEVASHLGENTVRAVSMDSTDGLVRGTEVWDLGEMMTMPVGHEVLGRIINVIGDPVDEMGPIGEKKRYPIHRPAPSYEDQSTGLEALETGIKVIDLLAPYVKGGKIGLFGGAGVGKTVVIMELINNIATQHGGYSVFGGVGERTREGNDLWHEMKASGVLEKTALVYGQMNEPPGARLRVGLSALTVAEYFRDEEGQDVLLFIDNIFRFTQAGSEVSALLGRMPSAVGYQPNLATEMGELQERITTTKKGSITSVQAIYVPADDLTDPAPATSFAHLDATTVLSRQIAELGIYPAVDPLDSSSRILDPRVLGEKHYKVAREVQLVLQRYKDLQDIIAILGMDELSEDDKQLVNRARKIQRFLSQPFHVAQEFTGTPGVYVKLDDTIRAFEEIISGKYDSLPEQAFYMVGGIEEVVEKAKKLGV, translated from the coding sequence ATGAGCAATAAGAATATTGGCAGAATAACCCAAGTAATTGGACCTGTAGTTGACGTTGTGTTCGAAAAAGGAAAATTGCCCCCGATTTTTAATGCTCTGCGGATTACCAACAAATCGTTGAACGACAAAGAGTGGAACCTGGTCTGTGAAGTGGCTTCGCATCTCGGCGAAAACACGGTTCGTGCGGTTTCAATGGATTCAACCGATGGTCTGGTGCGGGGCACTGAGGTCTGGGATCTCGGTGAAATGATGACGATGCCGGTCGGCCATGAAGTCCTGGGTCGTATTATTAATGTAATTGGTGACCCGGTTGACGAAATGGGTCCCATCGGTGAGAAAAAACGCTATCCGATTCATCGTCCGGCTCCTTCTTATGAAGATCAGAGTACCGGTCTTGAAGCCCTGGAAACCGGGATCAAGGTTATCGATTTGTTGGCTCCTTATGTCAAGGGTGGTAAGATCGGACTGTTTGGTGGAGCCGGGGTCGGTAAGACCGTCGTTATTATGGAACTGATTAACAACATTGCCACGCAGCACGGCGGCTATTCGGTTTTTGGTGGCGTCGGCGAACGGACTCGGGAAGGGAATGACCTCTGGCATGAAATGAAGGCTTCCGGCGTACTTGAAAAAACCGCCTTGGTTTACGGCCAGATGAATGAGCCCCCGGGAGCTCGTTTGCGGGTTGGCCTTTCGGCCTTGACGGTCGCGGAATATTTTCGTGATGAAGAAGGTCAGGACGTGCTTCTTTTTATTGATAATATTTTCCGTTTTACCCAGGCCGGCTCAGAGGTTTCGGCTTTGCTGGGGCGCATGCCTTCAGCGGTTGGTTATCAGCCGAACCTGGCTACCGAAATGGGTGAACTTCAGGAGCGGATTACCACGACGAAAAAGGGTTCGATTACCTCCGTTCAGGCCATTTATGTGCCGGCGGATGACCTGACCGATCCCGCGCCGGCCACGTCATTTGCGCATCTTGATGCGACTACGGTTCTCTCTCGGCAGATTGCCGAACTTGGTATCTATCCTGCGGTTGACCCGCTGGACTCAAGCTCCCGTATTCTCGATCCCCGGGTGCTCGGTGAAAAACACTATAAGGTTGCTCGTGAAGTGCAGCTGGTACTGCAGCGTTACAAAGATCTTCAGGATATTATTGCGATTCTGGGAATGGATGAGCTATCTGAAGATGATAAACAGCTGGTCAACCGGGCGCGGAAGATACAGCGTTTTCTCTCCCAGCCCTTTCATGTCGCCCAAGAGTTTACCGGCACCCCCGGAGTCTATGTTAAGCTTGATGATACCATCCGTGCTTTTGAAGAAATCATCTCAGGTAAGTATGATTCGCTTCCGGAACAAGCTTTTTACATGGTCGGCGGTATCGAAGAAGTGGTCGAAAAGGCCAAAAAACTCGGCGTTTAA
- the atpG gene encoding ATP synthase F1 subunit gamma: MANLKDIRKRIASVKSTQQITKAMQMVAASKLKKAQEGVVQARPYAIKMGDVLASLAVRVKPGKHPLLQRREEKKIELLVITSDRGLCGGFNTNVIKAADSFIRDRQASCDEVCLSVVGRKARDYFRRRNWEFRNEDLNPGSTSFSQAESVARPIIDRYVQGESDAVYVAYTEFQSAMTQNIVVQRLLPLEPRPLAEGEVPVEYLYEPSEDALLAEIIPRYLYTQMFRMLLESIASEHGSRMTAMDSATKNAIEMSGKLTLLYNRARQAAITTELMEIVSGAEALN, from the coding sequence ATGGCAAATCTAAAAGATATCAGAAAGCGAATCGCCAGCGTCAAAAGTACGCAGCAGATTACCAAAGCCATGCAGATGGTAGCCGCTTCGAAGCTGAAAAAAGCTCAGGAGGGCGTGGTCCAGGCGCGTCCATATGCGATTAAGATGGGAGACGTGCTGGCCAGTCTGGCGGTTCGGGTTAAACCCGGCAAGCATCCCCTCTTACAACGTCGCGAGGAAAAAAAGATCGAGCTTCTGGTCATCACTTCTGATCGTGGTCTCTGTGGCGGTTTTAATACCAATGTTATCAAGGCCGCCGATAGTTTTATCAGAGACAGGCAGGCGAGCTGCGATGAAGTTTGTCTCAGCGTCGTCGGCCGTAAAGCCAGAGATTATTTTCGTCGCCGCAACTGGGAATTCCGTAATGAGGATCTTAACCCCGGCAGTACCAGTTTCAGTCAGGCTGAAAGTGTCGCCCGTCCGATAATCGATCGCTATGTTCAGGGTGAAAGTGATGCCGTGTATGTCGCCTACACTGAGTTTCAATCGGCCATGACCCAGAATATCGTGGTTCAACGTTTATTGCCGCTGGAACCGCGACCCTTGGCCGAGGGGGAAGTTCCGGTAGAATACCTCTATGAGCCGTCCGAAGATGCCTTGCTGGCCGAAATCATACCGCGTTATCTCTACACCCAGATGTTCCGTATGCTGCTTGAGTCCATTGCCAGCGAGCATGGCTCGCGCATGACGGCTATGGATTCGGCAACCAAAAACGCGATTGAAATGAGTGGAAAACTGACCTTGCTTTACAACCGCGCGCGACAGGCGGCGATAACCACTGAGCTGATGGAAATTGTCAGCGGCGCGGAAGCACTGAATTGA
- a CDS encoding F0F1 ATP synthase subunit alpha has translation MELRAEEISQIIKDQIENYEKKVEVSETGTILTVGDGIARIYGLENAMAGELLLFPHDIYGMVLNLEEDNVGAAIFGEDTEIGEGDEVKRTGRIVEVPVGEALLGRVVNALGQPIDGKGPIVSEHRRRVEIKAPGIVDRQSVHEPLQTGLKAIDSMVPIGRGQRELIIGDRQTGKTAVAVDTIINQKNTDVYCIYVAIGQKRSTVAQVVAKLEEFGAMEYTTVVAATASEPAPLQFISPYSGVTMGEYFRDSGKHALIIYDDLSKQAVAYRQLSLLLRRPPGREAYPGDVFYVHSRLLERAAKMSAERGGGSLTALPIIETQAGDVSAYIPTNVISITDGQIFLESDLFYSGIRPAINVGLSVSRVGGSAQVKAMKQVAGSLRLDLAQYREMAAFAQFGSDLDKATQAMLARGSRLVEILKQDQYSPLPMEKQVFIIYAAINGHIDGYPEAALLRYEAELLAFIAANYSSILVDLKERKAIDDDLKGRMEEALKAFKDVFKA, from the coding sequence ATGGAATTACGCGCTGAAGAGATAAGCCAGATTATCAAGGATCAGATCGAAAACTATGAGAAAAAGGTAGAGGTCAGTGAGACCGGGACTATCCTGACGGTAGGTGATGGCATCGCGCGTATCTACGGCTTGGAAAATGCCATGGCCGGTGAGCTGCTGCTTTTTCCGCATGATATCTACGGTATGGTTCTGAACCTTGAGGAAGACAATGTCGGGGCTGCGATTTTCGGAGAAGATACGGAGATCGGCGAAGGTGATGAAGTCAAACGTACCGGGCGGATTGTTGAAGTGCCGGTCGGCGAAGCCTTGTTGGGTCGTGTGGTCAATGCGTTGGGGCAGCCGATTGACGGCAAGGGACCTATCGTTTCCGAACATCGTCGCCGGGTAGAGATCAAAGCCCCCGGGATTGTCGACCGACAGTCTGTCCATGAACCATTGCAGACCGGGCTTAAAGCCATTGACTCGATGGTGCCAATCGGTCGGGGGCAGCGTGAATTGATTATTGGCGACCGGCAGACCGGAAAGACAGCGGTAGCCGTTGATACGATTATTAATCAGAAAAATACTGATGTTTACTGTATCTACGTGGCTATCGGTCAGAAACGCTCAACGGTGGCCCAAGTGGTTGCCAAGCTTGAAGAGTTCGGCGCCATGGAATACACCACGGTTGTCGCAGCGACTGCCAGCGAACCTGCGCCCCTGCAGTTTATTTCTCCGTATAGTGGAGTGACGATGGGTGAATATTTTCGCGACAGCGGCAAACATGCCCTGATAATTTATGACGATCTTTCCAAACAGGCGGTGGCCTATCGCCAGCTTTCACTGCTGCTCCGGCGTCCCCCGGGACGCGAAGCCTATCCCGGGGATGTCTTCTATGTTCATTCCCGCCTACTGGAGCGGGCCGCTAAAATGAGCGCTGAGCGTGGTGGTGGTTCCCTTACCGCTTTGCCGATTATTGAAACTCAGGCCGGCGATGTTTCCGCCTATATTCCGACCAACGTGATTTCGATTACCGACGGTCAGATCTTTCTGGAGTCCGATCTGTTCTATTCCGGGATTCGACCGGCCATTAACGTTGGCTTATCGGTTTCCCGGGTTGGTGGCTCGGCGCAAGTGAAAGCCATGAAACAGGTTGCCGGTTCACTCCGTCTCGACCTGGCCCAGTACCGGGAAATGGCGGCTTTCGCCCAGTTCGGCAGTGATCTCGATAAAGCAACTCAAGCCATGCTGGCCCGTGGATCGCGCCTGGTCGAAATCCTCAAGCAGGATCAGTATTCACCGCTGCCGATGGAAAAACAGGTTTTTATTATTTATGCCGCGATTAATGGGCATATCGACGGCTATCCGGAAGCGGCACTGCTGCGCTATGAGGCCGAACTTTTGGCCTTTATCGCAGCTAACTACAGCTCGATCTTAGTCGATCTGAAAGAGCGTAAAGCCATAGATGACGATCTTAAAGGCCGCATGGAGGAAGCTTTGAAAGCCTTTAAAGATGTTTTCAAAGCTTAG
- the atpH gene encoding ATP synthase F1 subunit delta has protein sequence MIRDIIAKRYAKAYFALAREDGRLLEARLELDDFVAFLAVQAELRGVLYNPVFEVAQRKQVLNSLLDRLRVSDRLRSLLGILIDKNKIAYVALVAENFARLVDEAEGRLKVEIATATLLEEEVQVQLREEFKRITGKEVDLAINVDESLLGGLVARYEGKVYDGSIRTQLNRLGESLRA, from the coding sequence TTGATTCGCGATATTATTGCCAAGAGATACGCCAAGGCCTACTTTGCCCTGGCTCGTGAAGATGGGCGTTTGCTGGAAGCACGTTTGGAGCTCGACGACTTTGTGGCTTTTCTGGCGGTGCAAGCGGAGCTGCGCGGGGTTCTCTATAATCCGGTTTTTGAGGTGGCGCAGCGCAAGCAGGTTTTGAATTCCCTGTTGGATCGTTTGCGGGTTTCAGACCGCTTGCGCAGTTTACTGGGAATTCTGATCGACAAAAATAAAATAGCCTATGTTGCTTTGGTGGCGGAAAATTTTGCCCGTTTGGTGGATGAAGCCGAAGGGCGCCTGAAGGTGGAGATCGCCACTGCGACCCTCCTGGAAGAGGAGGTTCAGGTTCAATTGCGCGAAGAGTTCAAACGGATAACAGGAAAGGAAGTTGACCTAGCCATCAATGTTGACGAAAGTCTGCTTGGCGGACTGGTTGCCCGCTACGAGGGTAAGGTTTACGACGGTAGTATCAGAACTCAGCTGAATCGCCTGGGTGAGAGCCTGCGCGCATAA